TAGGCtgcctgttttgtttcttcTATAGCGGCTTCATGGCCTCATTAAATGAattcagtgttgatgtgctgtttgCAGGCTGCTACAAGATCACCACAGTGTTCAGCCACGCTCAGACTGTGGTGCTGTGTGTCGGCTGTTCCACGGTCCTCTGCCAGCCCACGGGGGGGAAAGCTCGACTGACAGAAGGTAGAGGACACTGTTAAAATCTTATGCATCTTAAACATACACGTGACAATGCAAATCAGTTTTAGGGCCGTCACTCTCTACTCCAACATTCATTGGAACGTGGCAGGAAAAGATCATATTCACACTGTGATGGCCTGTTGATTGAAATATAATCTTCAGAAGCAGTTTGCCTTGgcatccagcagagggcactcACTGTCTGCTTGATATATTGTGTACCCTTTTGACCTATAGGTGAGGACAGCTATTAATGTAGTTTTGCTATGAAAATAGAGGATGCTGAGTGGACAGTCAGGACACCAATGATTATGAGAAGCAGCTTGTGGACATGTTTTGATTTCTACATTGTAGTTCACGAACAAAAGTAAGGCCGCTTGTTGTCTTCATACAACTGATTCACTCGTCAATATTTACAACACACTGGTTTTGTCTGTAAAATGGCAGAACTTCTAACCTCGAACACACACCCGTATCTCCGCCTTTGTGTTGCCCTCTCATTGTGCTCTTCATGAACAGGGTGTCTACTAAGGCGTACAGCGACTCTTGTGGTTGTGACAGAAATTCATCCTCAATGATCCATTTCTACACAATCAACCACAAGCACAACTCAAACACGTCTCCATTCACAAAGTCGCGTCGTCAGACTTCTTGGAACGAGTGCGTCCGGAAATAATTTCAGGCGAAAAGTTAATCTGCTGCTTGTGATGAACCCTCTAGTAAAATATGGTGACAACTACTTCACCAGTCAAAGTACACTGAAGAAACGATGATGCGTCGCACCACCCACTCTATCCTCTGCTGCCGTGGTAACCAAGGGCCTGTGAGTGTGCTCTGCTCGAGTTACTATGGGTGCAGCTGTAACCCTCGGCACTGACGCTGCACTTGTTTGGAAGTGATTCAGTCTTTGAAAAGGCCGAAAGCTCCACGAGTTTTATCAGCCTGATCTGTTAGATCCAGTTTAAAAAGCCTCCCTGCTTTACTGACTTTTAACTGTTATCTGTCTTCTGAAATaaacatctgaaaacacattcaCTTTATTAGGGACACATCTACCAACTAATTCcacaacatctgtctgtctgcatatGGAACAAAAATCTCACTAACGAAAAAAAGTTGAAGTCCACTGAGGAGAATTTTTCAGCTCTTTTAGTTGCATCTAATGAGCTTCAACAGTTTTATAGAAGTGATTATTCAACTTGGTGGCTTTGCACATAATTGATGGTTCTGTTCAACTGTATTTAAAGGAAAATATCAGCGAATAAAAGCTTTGTCCGTTTTGTAAAGTACTGCCACCAGTTTCTgctcaaaacaagacatttgtgCCTGGTGAAATTCTAATGAGCATTTccatcattttcaga
This region of Paralichthys olivaceus isolate ysfri-2021 chromosome 13, ASM2471397v2, whole genome shotgun sequence genomic DNA includes:
- the rps27.2 gene encoding 40S ribosomal protein S27.2 isoform X3, whose product is MDVKCPGCYKITTVFSHAQTVVLCVGCSTVLCQPTGGKARLTEGCSFRRKQH